Proteins encoded in a region of the Coffea eugenioides isolate CCC68of chromosome 4, Ceug_1.0, whole genome shotgun sequence genome:
- the LOC113768496 gene encoding (-)-isopiperitenol/(-)-carveol dehydrogenase, mitochondrial-like: MTEPASTLATKKLEGKVAIVTGGASGIGEATAHLFAENGVKAVVVADIQDDKGRLVTESIGSHQCSYFHCDVSDENQVKALVEWTVQTYGQLDIMFSNAGIVSPSDQTVLNLDFSQFDRLFDINARGMAVCVKHAARVMVEQGVKGNIVCTTSVAASRGGVIRTDYIMAKHAVLGLVRCGSQQLGVHGIRVNSVSPSAIATPLTSNCVRSTRGKDIGKVYGPLTSLKGIALTVRHVAEAVLFLVSQDSAFITGHDLSVDGGLISLPGPNN; the protein is encoded by the coding sequence GCATCGACTTTAGCAACAAAAAAGCTAGAAGGCAAAGTTGCGATAGTAACCGGTGGAGCCAGCGGAATTGGGGAAGCAACAGCACATCTTTTTGCTGAAAATGGTGTGAAGGCTGTTGTAGTTGCCGATATACAAGATGACAAGGGCCGACTCGTCACTGAATCCATTGGTTCACACCAGTGCAGCTATTTCCATTGTGATGTTAGTGATGAAAATCAAGTCAAGGCCTTGGTGGAGTGGACGGTTCAAACCTATGGCCAGCTTGATATCATGTTTAGCAACGCTGGCATAGTAAGTCCCTCTGATCAGACCGTACTTAACCTCGATTTCTCACAATTCGATCGTTTGTTTGATATCAATGCCCGTGGTATGGCTGTCTGTGTAAAGCACGCTGCACGAGTAATGGTGGAGCAGGGGGTGAAGGGAAACATTGTTTGTACAACAAGTGTGGCAGCCAGCAGGGGAGGAGTTATTCGGACCGATTACATAATGGCTAAGCATGCAGTTCTTGGACTAGTTAGGTGCGGGAGTCAGCAACTTGGAGTTCATGGAATTAGAGTAAACAGCGTTTCCCCTTCTGCCATCGCAACGCCGTTGACATCTAATTGTGTGCGAAGTACAAGAGGAAAGGATATTGGGAAGGTTTACGGGCCGCTTACTAGCTTGAAGGGAATTGCCTTGACAGTTAGACATGTTGCAGAAGCAGTGCTGTTCTTAGTTTCTCAGGACTCTGCATTCATCACTGGTCATGATTTGTCGGTGGATGGAGGATTGATTAGTCTTCCTGGTCCAAACAATTGA